A region of Pyxidicoccus parkwaysis DNA encodes the following proteins:
- a CDS encoding Rossmann-like and DUF2520 domain-containing protein, producing MPVRSTRKRSPSVSRPPIVIVGAGRLGGALALALTAKRWRVRLHSRDTEGRERAKSLGLKSATPADLKRARVVLLCVPDAAVPAVAKELSTTLPRSAALVHTAGALSLDALGTEKGRTRGSFHPLCAVSSPRDSLAGHAVAVSTRSRALRDVLRRMAGDVGLQVLDVPESHRAAYHAGAVMSAGGLVALADAAVAALGAAGIPPDAALTALLPLMRSALRGVEARGLSGGLTGPIVRGDAGVVSAHLGALPEEVAPLYRLLSRRALRLAEGRLRPESRAALERLLR from the coding sequence ATGCCCGTTCGCTCCACTCGCAAGCGCAGTCCCAGCGTCTCGCGCCCTCCCATCGTCATCGTCGGCGCGGGCCGGCTCGGTGGCGCGCTGGCGCTCGCGCTCACCGCGAAGCGCTGGCGTGTGCGGCTGCACTCGCGTGACACCGAGGGCCGTGAGCGAGCGAAGTCCCTGGGCCTGAAGTCCGCCACTCCCGCGGACCTGAAGCGCGCCCGCGTCGTCCTGCTCTGCGTCCCCGACGCCGCGGTGCCTGCCGTCGCGAAGGAGCTCTCCACCACCCTCCCCCGCTCGGCCGCGCTGGTGCACACGGCGGGGGCGCTGTCCCTCGACGCGCTGGGCACGGAGAAGGGACGCACGCGCGGCTCGTTCCATCCGCTCTGCGCCGTCTCGTCACCTCGCGACTCACTCGCGGGCCACGCGGTGGCGGTGAGCACCCGCTCGCGCGCGCTGCGGGACGTGCTGCGCCGCATGGCCGGAGACGTGGGCCTTCAGGTGCTCGACGTCCCCGAGTCGCATCGCGCCGCCTACCACGCGGGCGCGGTGATGAGCGCGGGCGGGCTGGTGGCGCTGGCGGACGCGGCGGTGGCGGCGCTGGGCGCGGCGGGCATTCCACCCGATGCTGCGCTCACGGCGCTGCTGCCGTTGATGCGCTCCGCGCTTCGAGGTGTGGAGGCCAGGGGCCTCTCCGGCGGGCTCACCGGCCCCATCGTCCGGGGGGACGCGGGCGTGGTGTCGGCCCACCTCGGGGCGCTTCCGGAAGAAGTCGCCCCGCTCTACCGGCTGCTCTCGCGGCGCGCGCTGCGGCTGGCCGAAGGTCGGCTCCGCCCCGAGTCGCGCGCCGCGCTGGAACGGCTGCTCAGGTGA
- a CDS encoding putative quinol monooxygenase: MSVTYAIEFDVREGKRELFLKLLGDVLSTMKREDSYRGAALHVSPDNPLRFMLVETWADHQEVLDVQLHRPYRREWHAALPELLESPRRISMWTPVPES; this comes from the coding sequence ATGTCAGTGACGTATGCCATCGAGTTCGACGTCCGGGAGGGCAAGCGGGAGCTGTTCCTGAAGCTGCTCGGCGACGTGCTTTCGACCATGAAGCGCGAAGACAGCTACCGAGGCGCGGCGCTGCACGTGAGCCCCGACAACCCGCTCCGGTTCATGCTCGTGGAGACCTGGGCGGACCACCAGGAGGTGCTCGACGTACAACTGCACCGCCCGTACCGGAGGGAATGGCACGCCGCCCTGCCGGAGCTGCTGGAGAGCCCTCGGCGCATCTCCATGTGGACCCCCGTTCCGGAGTCTTGA